A genome region from Nitrospira sp. includes the following:
- the fabG gene encoding 3-oxoacyl-[acyl-carrier-protein] reductase produces MSLQGKVAIVTGGAQGIGRAIAEALAEDGADIVVADLDPARSQDAVAAIQKMGRRALSVKVNVADWNDTKAMADHVMQEWGRIDILVNNAGITRDGLLLRMKEEDWNLVLQVNLNGTFHCTKAVLLPMTKQRFGRIVNIASIVGAMGNVGQANYAASKAAVIGFTKTAAREYASRAVTVNAVAPGFIDTAMTQGLSPEVKEALQKQIPLGRLGLPSDIAAAVRFLVSDAASYITGQVLHVNGGMLMV; encoded by the coding sequence ATGTCATTACAGGGAAAAGTCGCGATTGTCACCGGGGGCGCCCAAGGAATCGGACGGGCCATTGCGGAAGCGTTGGCGGAGGACGGGGCGGATATCGTGGTCGCTGACCTTGATCCGGCGCGTTCGCAGGATGCGGTGGCGGCGATTCAAAAGATGGGACGCCGGGCGCTGAGTGTGAAGGTGAACGTGGCCGATTGGAACGATACCAAGGCCATGGCTGACCACGTGATGCAGGAGTGGGGCAGAATTGATATTCTGGTGAACAACGCGGGCATTACCCGTGATGGATTGTTGCTCAGAATGAAAGAAGAAGATTGGAACCTGGTCTTGCAGGTTAATCTGAATGGAACCTTTCATTGCACGAAAGCCGTTCTCCTTCCGATGACGAAACAGCGTTTTGGGCGGATCGTCAACATCGCCTCGATCGTCGGGGCAATGGGGAATGTGGGGCAGGCGAACTATGCCGCCTCCAAGGCGGCGGTGATTGGGTTTACCAAGACGGCCGCGCGTGAGTATGCCAGTCGAGCGGTGACGGTAAATGCGGTGGCGCCGGGCTTTATCGATACGGCGATGACCCAGGGACTGTCCCCCGAAGTCAAGGAGGCGTTGCAGAAGCAGATTCCTTTGGGCCGACTGGGGCTTCCCTCCGACATTGCGGCGGCGGTTCGGTTTCTGGTATCGGATGCAGCGTCGTATATCACAGGGCAAGTGTTGCACGTGAACGGTGGCATGCTCATGGTATAA
- the fabD gene encoding ACP S-malonyltransferase, whose amino-acid sequence MMASQIGFLFPGQGSQSVGMGRAFYEASPAVKAVYEEASSILGYDVAQLCFDGPAERLNLTENTQPALLVSSAAALKALEPAGLKPLAVAGHSLGEYSAVYAAGGVSFRDAVALVQKRGRYMSEAVPPGTGQVAALLGLTAEVVKAVCQEAASVGVVAAANFNSPGQVVIAGEKAAVERAIEIAKTRGCKKAIPLPVSVPVHTPLMQKAADRLAAEFGGIAWRDLTVPLVNNAEAVALQRSEDIRASLVRQLPSSVRWEESVQAMAKLGVTTFVEIGPGTVLTGLVKRILPGAVTANVNDPKSLEATLTTLGTSNQA is encoded by the coding sequence ATGATGGCGTCACAAATTGGATTTTTGTTCCCCGGACAGGGGTCGCAATCTGTAGGAATGGGGCGGGCGTTTTACGAGGCGTCTCCGGCAGTCAAGGCGGTCTATGAAGAGGCCTCCTCCATTCTCGGGTACGATGTGGCGCAGCTCTGTTTCGACGGTCCGGCGGAGCGGTTGAATCTCACGGAGAATACTCAGCCGGCGTTGTTGGTGAGTAGTGCCGCGGCCCTGAAGGCGCTGGAACCGGCCGGGTTGAAGCCGCTGGCCGTTGCAGGGCATAGTCTCGGTGAATATTCGGCGGTCTATGCGGCCGGTGGAGTATCGTTTCGGGACGCCGTCGCGCTTGTCCAGAAGCGCGGTCGCTATATGTCGGAAGCGGTGCCGCCTGGAACAGGTCAGGTCGCTGCGTTATTGGGGCTTACTGCGGAGGTGGTCAAAGCGGTCTGTCAGGAGGCTGCGTCGGTTGGTGTGGTGGCGGCGGCGAATTTTAATTCTCCCGGCCAAGTCGTGATTGCCGGAGAAAAGGCCGCTGTCGAACGGGCTATTGAGATTGCTAAGACCCGGGGATGTAAAAAGGCCATTCCACTCCCGGTCAGTGTCCCGGTGCATACGCCGCTGATGCAAAAGGCCGCAGACCGGCTCGCCGCGGAATTTGGAGGAATAGCCTGGCGCGATTTGACCGTGCCGTTGGTGAACAATGCCGAAGCCGTGGCGCTGCAACGCTCCGAGGACATCCGGGCCTCACTGGTGCGGCAGTTGCCGTCATCGGTGCGGTGGGAAGAGTCGGTACAGGCGATGGCGAAGCTCGGCGTGACGACCTTCGTTGAGATAGGGCCGGGAACCGTGCTGACGGGGTTGGTGAAGCGGATTCTTCCAGGCGCCGTCACGGCGAACGTCAATGATCCGAAGTCGCTCGAGGCGACGCTCACGACGTTGGGCACGAGCAATCAGGCGTAA
- the plsX gene encoding phosphate acyltransferase PlsX codes for MKIAVDAMGGDHGPAPVIEGAMQAAQELGVGIILVGKQDELAAACHKLHCTDTRITIHHAPQVVEMHESPAAVARKKRESSIWVATELVKSGEADAVVSPGNTGASMVASFFVLGLIKGVERPAIATMLPTLTGSAIMLDVGANVDCTAQHLEQFALMGNEFAKHVYAKPNPRVGLLSIGEEDSKGNEVTKEAFKLLKASPLNFIGNIEGREVYSGSADVVVCDGFIGNVALKISEGVADVIKKLLMKEISGSWLGRLAYPLIAKPLLNLKRKIDYAEFGGAPLLGVNGTTMICHGRSSAKAIKNAIRRAKGLAETRLDELIQRDIEESLRRHQDEKPEGTQV; via the coding sequence ATGAAGATAGCCGTCGATGCGATGGGCGGAGACCACGGACCGGCCCCGGTCATTGAAGGCGCGATGCAAGCCGCGCAGGAACTGGGCGTCGGGATCATTCTGGTCGGCAAGCAGGATGAGCTGGCCGCCGCTTGCCACAAACTCCATTGCACCGATACGAGGATCACGATTCACCATGCGCCGCAGGTGGTGGAGATGCACGAGTCGCCGGCTGCAGTGGCGCGAAAGAAACGCGAGTCTTCCATTTGGGTGGCGACGGAGCTGGTGAAATCGGGAGAGGCTGATGCCGTCGTGAGTCCGGGGAATACCGGCGCGAGCATGGTCGCATCGTTTTTTGTGCTTGGATTGATCAAAGGAGTGGAGCGTCCGGCGATTGCCACGATGTTGCCCACCCTAACCGGTAGTGCGATCATGCTTGATGTCGGCGCCAATGTGGATTGCACGGCCCAGCATCTTGAGCAATTCGCCTTGATGGGGAACGAGTTCGCGAAGCACGTCTATGCGAAGCCGAATCCACGCGTGGGGCTCTTGAGTATCGGTGAAGAGGACAGCAAGGGCAACGAGGTGACCAAGGAAGCGTTTAAACTGCTGAAGGCCAGTCCGTTGAATTTTATCGGCAACATCGAGGGGCGGGAGGTGTACAGCGGCAGCGCCGATGTGGTGGTGTGCGATGGATTTATCGGCAATGTGGCGCTGAAGATTTCCGAGGGGGTCGCGGACGTCATCAAGAAGTTGTTAATGAAAGAAATCTCCGGCTCCTGGCTCGGGCGATTAGCCTATCCGTTGATTGCGAAGCCGTTGCTGAACCTCAAACGAAAAATTGATTACGCCGAGTTTGGCGGCGCGCCTCTGCTTGGAGTGAATGGAACCACGATGATTTGCCATGGCCGTTCCTCTGCCAAGGCGATTAAGAATGCGATTCGTCGCGCGAAGGGTCTGGCCGAGACCAGGCTGGATGAACTGATCCAGCGTGATATCGAAGAGAGCCTGAGACGCCATCAGGACGAGAAACCGGAAGGAACGCAGGTGTGA
- a CDS encoding beta-ketoacyl-ACP synthase III, translated as MIRARITGTGSYAPERVMTNVDLEKLVATSDEWIRERTGIRERRIAAEGQACSDLGLIAAERALKAAGVSAGELDMILLATCTGDMPLPSTACLLQHRLGAIRAAACDVSAACCGFVYALGVADAYIRTGMRHVLVVGSEVMSTITDWTDRNTCILFGDGAGAAVVSASEGERGVLSTHLHSDGSLSDLIVVPGGGTRIPPSEAMVSERSQYIKMKGNETFKVAVRTLEEVARETLAAHQLSVEDLDLYIPHQANLRIIKAVADRLKLPLEKVILNMDRYGNTSAASIPIALDEAVRDGRVKEGQLVMFGAFGAGLTWASALVRW; from the coding sequence GTGATACGAGCACGGATCACCGGAACGGGGTCCTACGCCCCGGAACGGGTGATGACGAATGTCGACCTAGAGAAGCTGGTTGCGACGTCCGATGAATGGATTCGCGAACGCACGGGAATTCGCGAGCGCCGTATCGCAGCCGAGGGGCAGGCCTGTTCCGATCTGGGGCTGATTGCCGCCGAGCGTGCCTTGAAGGCTGCCGGTGTCTCCGCCGGGGAACTCGACATGATTCTCCTGGCTACCTGCACAGGAGACATGCCGCTACCCTCTACGGCCTGCCTGCTCCAGCACCGCTTAGGGGCAATCCGTGCCGCAGCCTGTGATGTGTCTGCCGCCTGCTGCGGGTTTGTCTACGCGCTCGGTGTGGCCGATGCCTATATTCGAACCGGCATGCGCCATGTCTTGGTCGTAGGCTCGGAAGTGATGTCGACGATTACGGATTGGACGGATCGTAACACCTGCATCCTGTTCGGGGATGGCGCCGGTGCGGCGGTCGTGAGTGCATCGGAGGGTGAGCGCGGGGTCTTGTCCACTCACTTGCACTCGGATGGAAGCCTTTCTGATTTGATTGTGGTGCCGGGCGGTGGGACGCGAATCCCTCCCTCTGAAGCCATGGTGAGCGAGCGATCGCAGTACATCAAAATGAAAGGTAATGAAACGTTTAAGGTGGCGGTACGGACCCTCGAGGAAGTGGCGCGGGAGACTCTCGCTGCACATCAGCTCTCCGTTGAGGATCTCGATCTCTACATTCCCCATCAGGCCAACTTGCGGATCATTAAAGCGGTGGCCGATCGCTTGAAGTTGCCGCTTGAAAAAGTGATCTTGAATATGGATCGATATGGTAACACCTCGGCTGCGTCGATCCCCATTGCGTTGGATGAAGCTGTGCGCGATGGACGGGTGAAAGAGGGGCAGTTAGTGATGTTCGGTGCTTTCGGGGCAGGCTTGACCTGGGCTTCGGCTCTGGTTCGTTGGTAG
- a CDS encoding single-stranded DNA-binding protein gives MAGFNKVILVGNLTRNPELRYTPSGTPVASFGLATSRRFKQGDELKEEVCFIDIVVFGKQAEHCGQYLSKGNGVIIDGRLQQRRWETEDGQKRSKHEVVAQGVTFLPKRGEAGGESGGLHEEPSYEDEQQ, from the coding sequence TTGGCGGGGTTCAATAAAGTCATCCTGGTCGGGAATCTGACCCGCAATCCGGAGTTGCGGTATACCCCCAGCGGGACGCCGGTTGCCAGCTTCGGGCTGGCGACGAGTCGGCGGTTTAAGCAGGGGGATGAACTCAAGGAAGAAGTTTGTTTCATCGACATCGTGGTGTTCGGGAAGCAGGCGGAGCATTGCGGACAGTATCTCAGCAAGGGCAACGGCGTAATCATCGATGGGCGGCTTCAGCAGCGCCGTTGGGAGACCGAGGACGGACAAAAGCGTAGTAAACACGAAGTTGTGGCCCAAGGCGTGACCTTTCTGCCGAAGCGGGGCGAGGCGGGAGGCGAGAGCGGCGGCCTACACGAAGAACCTTCTTACGAAGACGAACAGCAGTAG
- the acpP gene encoding acyl carrier protein gives MATVDERVKKIIAEQLGVEEEEVTLEAHFVEDLGADSLDTVELVMALEEEFEIEIPDEDAEKILTVGKALDYIKEKA, from the coding sequence ATGGCAACAGTAGATGAACGGGTGAAGAAAATTATTGCCGAGCAGTTGGGGGTCGAGGAAGAAGAAGTAACGCTCGAGGCCCATTTCGTCGAGGATTTGGGCGCCGATTCGCTCGACACGGTCGAATTGGTGATGGCTCTGGAAGAAGAGTTTGAAATCGAGATCCCCGATGAGGATGCCGAGAAGATCCTAACCGTCGGCAAAGCGCTGGATTATATTAAAGAGAAGGCCTAG
- the rpsR gene encoding 30S ribosomal protein S18, with translation MERGDRGNGGGGGGRFFQRRKPCRFCVDKAPIDFKDVGLLRNFLTERGRIVPRRISGNCLQHQRVLTVAVKRARQIALVSFAEER, from the coding sequence ATGGAACGAGGAGATCGCGGAAATGGCGGGGGCGGAGGGGGGCGTTTTTTTCAGCGCCGCAAGCCGTGCCGGTTTTGTGTGGATAAGGCGCCGATCGATTTCAAAGACGTCGGTCTGTTGCGGAACTTTCTGACTGAACGCGGACGAATCGTCCCGCGTCGCATTTCTGGAAACTGCCTGCAGCACCAGCGTGTCTTGACGGTGGCGGTGAAGCGGGCGCGTCAGATCGCCTTGGTGAGCTTCGCTGAAGAGCGATAG
- the rpmF gene encoding 50S ribosomal protein L32: MANPKHKHSRSRRDMRRTAKTRLVPPGFSLCPQCHELKLPHYTCMNCGTYKGKAVIVVEEA, from the coding sequence ATGGCAAATCCAAAACACAAACATTCACGGTCCCGGCGAGATATGCGGCGAACCGCCAAGACCAGACTGGTTCCCCCAGGTTTTTCGTTGTGCCCGCAATGCCACGAATTGAAGCTGCCGCACTATACGTGCATGAATTGCGGGACCTACAAGGGGAAGGCCGTCATCGTCGTCGAGGAAGCGTAA
- the rpsF gene encoding 30S ribosomal protein S6, protein MELYESLFIIRPSLSDEETTALIEKMKGTVTKNGASLERAENWGRKKLAYEIKRERKGTYVYFYFKGPGAVIAELERAYRLEDSIIKFLTVKLEQEPAPPRGAPVAAPQGATVGGVQ, encoded by the coding sequence ATGGAGCTCTACGAGTCCCTGTTCATTATTCGTCCGTCCTTAAGCGACGAAGAGACGACTGCGCTGATTGAAAAGATGAAGGGCACCGTGACGAAGAACGGGGCCTCTCTCGAGCGGGCCGAAAATTGGGGCCGCAAGAAGCTCGCCTACGAGATCAAGCGTGAACGTAAGGGCACGTACGTCTACTTTTATTTCAAGGGGCCGGGAGCGGTGATCGCCGAACTCGAACGCGCCTACCGACTTGAAGATTCGATCATTAAATTTCTGACCGTGAAATTGGAACAGGAGCCGGCTCCGCCCAGAGGCGCCCCTGTGGCCGCACCACAAGGAGCCACCGTTGGCGGGGTTCAATAA
- a CDS encoding DUF177 domain-containing protein → MTVPMDTLNPAIVDIASEGLSLSCTATGPQLGLDEPEEKFQGPLTVQLELVHHEGPITVTGTLEGTAIRQCVRCLTEYAEPLFVTLYAEYLPQPDAVSKPTPAEAPRRSPRRGAQPVEPVEETEEADEVYLYQGDHLDLVPMVREQVILAAPMQPLCREECLGLCPQCGQNLNERRCGCPPEQGPSPFRVLRGRQSKGGNA, encoded by the coding sequence GTGACAGTGCCTATGGATACGCTCAACCCTGCGATTGTTGACATCGCCTCGGAAGGACTCTCCCTGTCGTGCACGGCCACGGGACCGCAGCTTGGCTTGGATGAGCCGGAAGAAAAGTTTCAGGGGCCGCTCACGGTTCAGTTGGAGCTCGTCCATCACGAAGGGCCGATCACGGTGACCGGAACCTTGGAAGGGACGGCGATCCGTCAGTGTGTTCGGTGTCTCACGGAGTATGCCGAACCGCTTTTTGTGACCCTCTACGCGGAATATCTTCCGCAGCCGGACGCGGTGAGCAAGCCGACTCCGGCGGAGGCACCTCGGAGAAGTCCGAGACGGGGCGCCCAACCGGTTGAGCCGGTCGAAGAAACGGAAGAGGCGGATGAGGTCTATCTGTATCAGGGCGATCACCTTGACCTGGTTCCCATGGTGCGCGAGCAGGTGATTCTGGCGGCTCCGATGCAGCCGTTGTGTCGGGAAGAGTGCCTTGGTCTCTGTCCGCAGTGCGGCCAGAATTTGAATGAGCGTCGCTGCGGTTGTCCTCCGGAGCAGGGACCGAGTCCCTTTCGTGTGCTACGGGGGCGCCAATCCAAAGGTGGAAACGCATAG